One genomic segment of Arthrobacter sp. JZ12 includes these proteins:
- the glmU gene encoding bifunctional UDP-N-acetylglucosamine diphosphorylase/glucosamine-1-phosphate N-acetyltransferase GlmU → MKSRTPKILHRIGGTSMIGHALAAARGLAPHEMAVVVRHERDRVAAHIAELDAGATIVDQDDIPGTGRAVQVALEALDARATVEGTVVVTYGDVPLLDTATLQHLVRIHEDEGNAVTVLTAVLDDASGYGRIVRAEDGTVSGIVEHKDATAEQHAITEINSGIYAFDAAVLRHSLTSVDSNNAQGEMYLTDVPAIARSAGGRVAAVVSSDRWQVEGANDRVQLAALGAELNRRTVEHWMRAGVTVVDPSSTWIDVGVQLDEDVTLLPGTQLHGATQVARDAVVGPDCTLTDVVIEEGAKVVRTHGSGARIGAGATVGPFTYLRPGTVLGESGKIGAFYETKNVTIGRGSKLSHLGYAGDAEIGVNTNIGCGNITANYDGVNKHRTIIGNEVRTGSNTVFVAPVSVGDGAYTGAGAVVRKDVPAGALAVVAAPQRNMDGWVERSRAGTAAATAATAATQASNSRTTKESDPS, encoded by the coding sequence ATGAAGTCCCGCACCCCAAAGATCTTGCATCGCATCGGCGGCACCTCCATGATCGGCCACGCGCTGGCAGCCGCTCGTGGCCTAGCACCACATGAGATGGCGGTCGTGGTTCGTCACGAGAGAGACCGGGTAGCCGCTCATATCGCAGAACTCGATGCCGGCGCCACCATCGTGGATCAGGACGACATCCCGGGCACTGGACGAGCGGTCCAAGTCGCGCTGGAGGCCCTCGATGCGCGCGCCACTGTGGAGGGAACCGTTGTAGTCACCTACGGTGACGTCCCGTTGCTCGACACAGCAACGTTGCAGCACCTCGTACGCATCCATGAGGACGAAGGCAACGCCGTCACTGTGCTCACCGCTGTGCTCGACGATGCATCAGGATACGGTCGCATCGTGCGTGCTGAAGACGGCACCGTGTCGGGCATCGTGGAGCACAAGGACGCGACCGCGGAGCAGCACGCCATCACGGAAATCAACTCGGGCATCTACGCTTTCGACGCTGCAGTGCTGCGTCACAGCCTCACCAGTGTGGACTCCAACAATGCACAGGGCGAGATGTACCTGACCGACGTCCCAGCAATTGCACGGAGTGCCGGAGGACGAGTGGCCGCAGTGGTCTCGTCGGACCGGTGGCAGGTCGAAGGTGCCAACGATCGCGTCCAGCTAGCAGCGCTGGGTGCTGAACTGAACCGCCGCACGGTCGAGCATTGGATGCGGGCAGGAGTCACCGTCGTGGATCCGAGCAGCACCTGGATCGATGTCGGCGTGCAGCTCGACGAGGACGTCACCCTCCTCCCGGGCACGCAGCTGCACGGTGCCACCCAGGTAGCCAGGGACGCCGTAGTCGGTCCCGACTGCACCCTCACGGACGTCGTCATCGAAGAAGGCGCCAAGGTAGTGCGTACCCACGGCAGCGGTGCTCGAATCGGTGCAGGAGCTACGGTGGGCCCCTTCACCTACCTTCGCCCGGGCACAGTACTGGGGGAGTCCGGCAAGATCGGAGCCTTCTATGAAACAAAGAACGTCACTATCGGCCGCGGCTCGAAGCTTTCTCACCTTGGCTACGCCGGTGACGCTGAAATAGGCGTAAATACCAACATCGGCTGCGGTAACATCACCGCGAATTACGACGGCGTAAACAAGCATCGCACGATCATCGGGAATGAAGTTCGTACCGGATCCAACACGGTCTTTGTGGCGCCGGTGTCCGTAGGAGACGGTGCCTACACCGGTGCTGGAGCGGTCGTGCGGAAGGACGTCCCAGCCGGAGCGCTGGCCGTCGTCGCGGCTCCGCAGCGGAATATGGACGGCTGGGTAGAACGAAGCCGCGCAGGCACTGCGGCAGCCACGGCAGCCACGGCAGCCACGCAAGCTTCCAACTCACGAACCACCAAAGAAAGCGACCCTTCATGA
- a CDS encoding polysaccharide biosynthesis tyrosine autokinase, whose protein sequence is MELTEYLRILRRNWLFVTLSVLTFGAISAALSLTMSPTYSSETKLFAAIQSSGSVTELQQGNTFTQARVLSYAETVDTPLVLQPVIDSLGLNVTPAQLAGQVEAEADLNTVLLSITAVDRSPAQAAAIAQGVAESLVEAIDALEATSSEGDSPVKLSVVTPATAPSEPSTPDLKVNIAVGLGAGLLLGLLVSVLRSRLDTRIRNDADLKGVSDLPVLGGIVFDQDATKKPLLTQTHAQSPRAESFRQIRTNLQFAHVSNDSKSMLITSSLPGEGKSTTAVNLAIAIAQSNQSVVLVDADLRRPRVHEYLGLEHSAGLTTALLGRADLQELLQPWGEDDLYVLTSGQLPHNPSELLGSSAMKELIDRLAESFDAVIIDAPPLLPVTDAAVLARQVGGVVMVVGAAKVKSSDLQKSLSALRMVEADVLGAVMNLLPAKGPDAYSYSYYSSDGVDSASPARARKRDSTRGGPNNRAGVMSVTGERHRAW, encoded by the coding sequence TTGGAGCTAACAGAGTACCTCCGCATATTACGTCGCAACTGGTTGTTCGTAACCCTTTCCGTGCTGACTTTCGGTGCAATCTCAGCCGCCTTATCTCTGACGATGAGTCCAACCTATTCGTCGGAAACTAAGTTGTTTGCGGCTATTCAAAGTTCGGGATCTGTGACTGAACTACAGCAAGGCAACACGTTCACACAAGCGAGAGTTCTATCGTATGCCGAGACCGTGGACACCCCGCTTGTGCTACAGCCAGTGATCGACAGCCTTGGGCTGAACGTCACCCCTGCCCAGCTAGCAGGACAGGTAGAGGCTGAAGCCGATCTCAACACGGTGCTACTTAGCATCACTGCCGTTGACCGTTCACCCGCACAAGCTGCAGCTATCGCCCAAGGTGTGGCGGAGAGCCTAGTCGAGGCAATTGACGCTCTGGAAGCGACATCCAGCGAAGGCGATTCGCCAGTCAAATTATCAGTTGTAACGCCGGCTACTGCGCCCTCTGAGCCGTCAACTCCTGATTTGAAAGTGAACATCGCAGTTGGTCTGGGTGCCGGACTGTTACTGGGTTTACTCGTTTCCGTCCTGCGAAGCAGGTTAGATACGAGGATTCGAAATGATGCGGACCTAAAAGGCGTCTCGGACCTGCCTGTCCTCGGCGGCATAGTCTTCGACCAGGACGCGACTAAGAAGCCTCTCCTTACGCAAACTCATGCCCAAAGTCCGCGCGCTGAATCTTTCCGTCAAATCCGTACGAACCTTCAGTTTGCGCACGTCAGTAACGACTCGAAGTCGATGCTCATAACGTCTTCTCTGCCGGGGGAGGGCAAGAGCACGACTGCAGTCAACTTAGCAATCGCGATCGCGCAGTCCAATCAATCCGTCGTACTTGTCGATGCAGACTTGCGACGCCCACGAGTTCATGAGTACCTCGGTTTGGAACATAGCGCGGGTCTGACTACTGCTCTTTTGGGACGAGCTGACCTTCAGGAACTCTTGCAGCCGTGGGGTGAGGACGACTTGTACGTGTTAACTTCCGGCCAGCTGCCACATAATCCAAGTGAACTGCTCGGGTCATCAGCTATGAAGGAGCTGATTGATAGGCTGGCAGAGTCATTCGACGCCGTGATCATAGATGCTCCCCCCTTACTGCCCGTCACGGATGCCGCGGTTTTAGCGCGTCAGGTGGGCGGCGTGGTCATGGTTGTGGGTGCAGCGAAAGTTAAGTCATCCGACCTGCAGAAGTCCTTGTCCGCTTTACGTATGGTGGAAGCCGATGTGTTGGGGGCAGTGATGAATCTCCTGCCAGCTAAGGGCCCCGATGCCTACAGCTATTCCTATTATTCGTCTGATGGGGTTGACAGCGCGTCCCCAGCACGTGCGCGGAAGCGCGATAGCACGCGCGGTGGCCCGAACAACAGAGCCGGAGTCATGTCTGTGACAGGCGAGCGGCACAGAGCCTGGTGA
- a CDS encoding DUF4012 domain-containing protein, whose translation MESIQVTLGELEHETDIAHDAGTDPLWRLAAYLPFVGANFAAVSEVAVSAKDVVDGALAPLIRDSADFDFEALAPVNGRINVSPLTQLSPRLAAAADTLERSHERLLNIDGSGLVPQVREPLNAGTTALGEASRLLTQAASAAEIIPPMLGSTESQQYLLLIQNNAELRATGGIPGALAVVTADDGKLEMSAQGSATTLGRFDPSITVDPDQIAIYSGRMGAFMQSVNLTPDFPTAASTAAEMWEQRNPGSGLDGVVALDPIALSHLLRVTGPVELRFDDPALGRSTAQAGLPSSLTADNVVPTLLSDVYAAIESPKLQDEYFAAVAAEVFDSITRGGDEGLGLLKALAQSAEEGRLYVWAANPKQQDVLAKAKVAGNVTGVGTGGATFGAYFNDGTGGKMDYYMRRTVQLHRTCAPQGYFNYTLIATLTNTAPLNAAKTIPPYVTGGGAFGVPAGTVQTNFMGYGPDQAHLQTARIDGVTSPLGSYRHGDRPVGVLTTTLAPGETATVELDFTAVVQQSEPSLDVTPTIQPLSEVILPVEGQKKCN comes from the coding sequence ATGGAGTCCATACAAGTCACACTTGGGGAACTAGAGCACGAGACCGATATCGCTCACGACGCAGGAACAGATCCCCTGTGGCGACTGGCTGCGTACCTTCCGTTCGTCGGTGCCAATTTCGCTGCTGTAAGCGAGGTTGCGGTTTCGGCGAAAGATGTCGTTGACGGCGCCCTAGCACCCCTGATTCGCGATTCTGCTGATTTTGATTTTGAGGCTTTGGCTCCAGTGAATGGACGCATAAATGTGTCACCCCTCACACAACTCTCGCCGCGACTCGCAGCCGCAGCGGATACTTTAGAACGTTCACACGAGCGTCTTCTGAATATCGACGGCTCAGGTCTAGTTCCGCAAGTACGTGAGCCTCTGAACGCCGGAACTACTGCCCTTGGTGAAGCTAGTCGGCTACTGACTCAGGCTGCTTCCGCGGCCGAGATAATTCCCCCCATGCTTGGTTCAACTGAATCCCAACAGTATCTGCTTCTAATTCAGAACAACGCGGAACTCCGAGCGACAGGAGGAATCCCCGGCGCTCTAGCAGTAGTGACCGCAGACGATGGCAAGTTGGAAATGAGCGCTCAGGGTAGTGCTACTACTCTGGGCCGGTTTGATCCATCTATCACGGTCGACCCGGACCAAATTGCGATCTACAGCGGCAGGATGGGCGCCTTCATGCAGAGCGTCAACCTGACCCCCGATTTCCCGACCGCCGCAAGCACAGCTGCCGAAATGTGGGAACAGCGCAACCCAGGCTCGGGCTTGGATGGTGTGGTCGCACTGGACCCGATCGCCCTAAGCCACCTGCTCCGCGTAACAGGACCCGTAGAACTGCGATTCGACGATCCAGCGTTGGGTAGATCCACCGCACAAGCCGGTCTACCATCATCACTCACAGCAGACAACGTCGTTCCGACCCTGCTCTCCGATGTCTACGCCGCAATAGAAAGCCCGAAACTCCAGGACGAATACTTCGCCGCCGTTGCCGCCGAGGTATTCGATTCTATAACTCGAGGCGGCGATGAGGGCTTAGGACTCCTGAAGGCACTTGCGCAAAGCGCGGAGGAGGGGCGCCTGTACGTGTGGGCAGCAAACCCGAAACAACAAGATGTGCTCGCCAAGGCGAAAGTTGCGGGCAACGTCACGGGAGTCGGTACCGGAGGTGCAACATTCGGGGCGTACTTCAATGATGGCACGGGGGGCAAGATGGACTACTACATGCGGCGCACGGTTCAGTTACACCGAACGTGCGCGCCGCAGGGCTATTTCAATTACACGCTCATCGCTACTCTCACAAACACCGCACCATTGAACGCAGCAAAGACGATTCCCCCCTATGTAACTGGCGGGGGCGCCTTTGGTGTGCCTGCGGGAACCGTTCAGACCAACTTCATGGGTTATGGTCCAGATCAGGCCCATCTGCAGACCGCGCGCATTGACGGCGTCACCTCGCCTCTTGGCTCCTATCGTCATGGAGATAGACCAGTCGGGGTGCTCACTACAACCTTGGCCCCTGGCGAAACAGCCACAGTCGAACTGGACTTCACGGCAGTTGTGCAGCAGTCAGAGCCATCGCTGGACGTGACCCCAACAATTCAGCCTCTTAGCGAGGTTATCCTGCCTGTTGAAGGCCAGAAGAAGTGCAACTAG
- a CDS encoding WecB/TagA/CpsF family glycosyltransferase yields the protein MQHESIGPVDASVGEPVKIGGLRFSRTETPGQAVDLILSLTSRPKTAGIHVHLANAYTIALADKDTRYAGVFEGRCVIFADGKPLTWVSRLRRHSPPLKQVPGPWLFEEVMRAGGSAGLRHFLLGSTPQVLQSLERNLTRRFPEVRVVGRNSPPFRALSDEELESQASEIKESRPDIVWIGLGTPKQDYEAERIARLHNVVVIAVGAAFDFSAGTLRRAPSWMTAVGLEWLFRLMMEPKRLWRRYLFGNARFLRAVLREAK from the coding sequence GTGCAGCACGAATCAATTGGTCCTGTAGATGCAAGTGTTGGAGAACCGGTGAAGATTGGGGGGCTGCGTTTCAGTCGCACGGAGACCCCCGGGCAAGCGGTTGATTTGATCCTGTCTCTAACCTCCCGCCCGAAAACCGCAGGAATACATGTCCACCTCGCCAATGCCTACACGATTGCCCTGGCTGACAAAGACACACGGTATGCGGGCGTTTTCGAAGGAAGATGCGTCATATTCGCGGACGGGAAGCCCCTTACCTGGGTTTCACGCCTTCGCCGACATTCCCCTCCGTTGAAGCAGGTTCCGGGACCGTGGTTGTTCGAGGAGGTGATGCGTGCCGGCGGCTCAGCCGGCCTGCGCCATTTCCTGCTTGGTTCGACTCCTCAGGTCCTGCAGTCCTTGGAGCGAAACCTCACTCGACGTTTTCCAGAAGTGCGGGTTGTAGGTCGGAACTCCCCGCCCTTCCGCGCCCTTAGCGACGAGGAACTCGAGTCGCAGGCATCAGAAATAAAGGAATCACGCCCTGACATCGTATGGATTGGGCTGGGGACGCCGAAGCAGGATTACGAAGCGGAACGTATTGCTCGCCTGCATAACGTCGTGGTCATAGCGGTTGGAGCAGCCTTTGACTTCAGTGCTGGTACGTTGCGTCGCGCTCCGAGCTGGATGACAGCAGTCGGCCTTGAATGGCTTTTCAGGTTGATGATGGAACCGAAACGGCTATGGCGGCGCTACCTTTTCGGAAACGCACGGTTTCTGCGCGCGGTCCTGCGCGAGGCTAAGTGA
- a CDS encoding GDP-L-fucose synthase family protein, which produces MSVRNLSLTSAGDNVTYDLGELDRSKPFYVAGHNGLVGSAIMRHLERQQFGNLLGRSSRELDLRDRDRVFDFFSEKQPHYVIMAAARVGGILANSTQPVDFLSDNLRMQVNVLDAAREFGVERLLFLGSSCIYPKFAQQPIQEGSLLTGHLEPTNDAYAIAKIAGIMHVQAIRRQYGLPWISAMPTNLYGPGDNFSLKGSHVLPAMIRRYEEAVSLGATSVTNWGSGSPRREFLHVDDMAAACLHLMEQYDGPDQVNVGTGTDVSIRELAEIVSTATGYEGETIWDSSKPDGTPQKLLDVSKLNSSGWRAQIDLEQGIADTLTWFRANQGLLRT; this is translated from the coding sequence GTGAGCGTGCGAAATCTGAGCCTGACTAGCGCGGGCGACAATGTCACCTATGACCTTGGTGAGCTGGACCGCAGCAAGCCCTTTTATGTAGCTGGCCACAATGGACTTGTCGGTTCCGCAATCATGCGCCATCTAGAAAGACAGCAGTTCGGGAATCTCTTAGGACGTTCATCCCGCGAACTAGATCTGCGAGATCGAGATCGTGTATTCGACTTTTTCAGCGAGAAACAGCCCCATTACGTCATCATGGCTGCAGCCCGTGTGGGCGGCATACTCGCAAACAGCACTCAGCCTGTTGACTTCTTAAGCGACAACCTGCGAATGCAGGTCAACGTCTTAGATGCGGCGAGGGAGTTCGGCGTTGAGCGCCTTCTATTCCTCGGCTCATCCTGCATTTACCCGAAATTTGCGCAGCAGCCTATTCAAGAAGGTTCGTTGCTCACTGGGCATCTTGAGCCCACGAATGACGCATACGCCATCGCAAAAATCGCGGGGATCATGCATGTCCAGGCCATTCGAAGGCAGTACGGACTCCCTTGGATCTCCGCTATGCCTACCAATCTGTACGGTCCCGGGGATAATTTCTCCCTGAAAGGCTCGCACGTACTTCCGGCGATGATTCGGCGATACGAAGAAGCAGTTAGCCTAGGCGCGACGTCCGTCACTAACTGGGGATCTGGATCTCCCCGTCGGGAGTTCTTGCACGTGGATGATATGGCGGCTGCATGCCTGCATCTGATGGAGCAGTACGACGGTCCTGACCAGGTGAACGTCGGGACAGGCACCGACGTCTCGATCCGCGAACTCGCCGAGATTGTTTCGACGGCAACGGGGTACGAGGGCGAGACTATCTGGGACTCCTCAAAACCTGATGGCACGCCACAGAAGCTGCTCGATGTATCCAAATTGAACTCGTCAGGATGGAGGGCTCAGATAGACCTCGAACAGGGCATCGCGGACACGCTCACCTGGTTCCGAGCCAATCAGGGGCTACTTCGAACTTAG
- a CDS encoding ribose-phosphate diphosphokinase produces the protein MSEITARGEKKLVLAAGRAHPELAEEIARVLETKLLPISAYDFANGEIYVRSGESVRGTDVFVIQAHPAPLNNWLMEQLIMVDSLKRASAKRITVVSPFYPYARQDKKGRGREPISARLVADLYRTAGADRLMSVDLHTAQIQGFFDGPVDHLMAIPLLADYIRTRVDADNITVVSPDTGRVRVAEQWAERLGGAPLAFVHKSRDLTVPNQAVSKTVVGQIEGRTCVLIDDMIDTGGTISGAVQVLKNAGAKDVIIAATHAVFSDPAARRLAESGAREVVVTNTLPIGPEKRFPQLTVLSIAPLIARAIREVFDDGSVTSLFDGNA, from the coding sequence ATGAGTGAGATAACGGCACGCGGGGAAAAGAAACTCGTCCTCGCGGCGGGCAGAGCACACCCGGAACTGGCGGAAGAGATCGCCAGGGTCTTGGAGACTAAGCTGCTGCCCATCTCCGCGTACGACTTCGCGAACGGCGAGATTTATGTTCGCTCAGGGGAGAGCGTCCGCGGTACCGACGTATTTGTAATTCAGGCTCATCCTGCACCGTTAAACAACTGGCTGATGGAACAGTTGATCATGGTCGACTCGCTCAAGCGCGCGTCCGCCAAGAGGATCACCGTCGTCTCTCCGTTCTACCCCTATGCACGCCAGGATAAGAAGGGGAGGGGGCGTGAGCCGATTTCAGCTCGCCTCGTCGCAGATCTTTACAGGACGGCCGGCGCAGATCGCCTCATGTCTGTCGACCTCCACACAGCACAGATCCAAGGCTTTTTCGATGGTCCGGTGGATCATCTCATGGCCATTCCGCTTCTTGCCGACTACATCCGGACCCGCGTCGACGCAGACAACATCACCGTTGTCTCTCCGGACACTGGCCGAGTACGCGTAGCTGAGCAGTGGGCGGAGAGGCTTGGTGGTGCCCCGCTCGCTTTCGTGCACAAGAGTCGAGATCTCACAGTTCCCAACCAAGCAGTTTCAAAGACCGTCGTAGGACAGATCGAAGGACGCACTTGCGTACTTATCGACGACATGATCGACACGGGTGGAACAATTTCTGGTGCTGTTCAGGTGCTGAAGAACGCAGGCGCCAAGGATGTTATCATCGCCGCCACTCATGCGGTGTTCTCTGACCCTGCAGCGCGCCGCCTCGCTGAGTCTGGCGCCAGGGAGGTAGTAGTCACCAACACCTTGCCAATCGGCCCGGAGAAGCGATTCCCACAGCTTACGGTTCTGTCGATTGCTCCACTGATTGCGCGAGCAATTCGTGAGGTGTTCGACGATGGCTCGGTGACGAGCCTTTTTGACGGCAACGCCTAG
- a CDS encoding peptidase, translating into MKKAIAAVAIAGSLTFFGASAAQAYTPDPAPATVSDATVAPGEAVVFSSNESLFTPGEIVDIAVDFVADEPEAAAGASGVGRVGAAFGGVILPMAIVLEDTVTADANGNFSYSFTPQEEGTYTLTATGRDSGQTVSATVVVDAAAVGGVGGGGTAVGGTGTGSTGTTGGGLADTGIDSAMLLWGAAGIGALGLGAGSIFIARRRAGAEA; encoded by the coding sequence ATGAAAAAAGCTATTGCAGCCGTGGCTATCGCCGGCTCACTCACATTCTTCGGGGCCAGCGCTGCGCAGGCCTACACACCCGATCCTGCACCCGCCACCGTCAGCGATGCGACCGTCGCTCCCGGTGAGGCCGTTGTCTTCAGCAGCAACGAAAGCCTCTTCACACCAGGCGAGATTGTCGATATCGCAGTTGATTTTGTCGCCGACGAGCCCGAAGCTGCCGCTGGCGCATCCGGTGTTGGACGCGTAGGCGCCGCATTCGGTGGAGTTATCCTCCCGATGGCGATCGTCCTCGAAGACACGGTGACGGCGGATGCCAACGGTAACTTCTCCTACTCCTTCACACCGCAAGAAGAGGGCACCTACACCCTGACGGCAACCGGCCGCGACTCAGGCCAGACCGTGTCGGCGACCGTTGTAGTGGATGCTGCAGCAGTTGGCGGCGTCGGCGGCGGTGGAACCGCTGTCGGCGGCACCGGAACGGGCTCGACCGGGACCACTGGTGGAGGCCTGGCCGACACCGGTATCGATTCCGCGATGCTCCTCTGGGGCGCAGCCGGCATCGGCGCTCTCGGTCTGGGTGCAGGAAGCATCTTCATCGCTCGTCGCCGCGCTGGCGCAGAGGCGTAA
- a CDS encoding sugar transferase — protein MLGEEIKNFAGRQSPNWSVRYERTLGITDAAVVLWATIGALVVRFGVPEGEGLDPLTRPYVGLSFALAAAWWSMLYLFGSREPRVLGYGTDEYKRVLSASLWLFGLIAIISYALRIDTARGYVGVALPAGLAALLISRVIVRKFLHIERQFGRGTQDVLIVGDASTAEHLTRSLQSQPMAGYRPIGVYLPGDSTPDEDLESLDLPIIGRKLNAQEMIDDIGRLQPHSVALSGGARLTPPTIRALGWALAEMNIKLIMVPALTDIAGPRIHTQPVAGLPLIHVSTPNLEKGQRFLKRSFDVLGATSLLLLLAPVFLAVAVAVKLTSSGPAIFRQHRVGAAGVPFTMYKFRSMVVDAEKLLPQLREGNEGNSVLFKMKVDPRVTRVGAFIRRYSIDELPQLFNVVLGSMSLVGPRPPLPSEVEKYDSHAHRRLLVRPGLTGLWQVSGRSLLSWDDTVRLDLYYVENWSFLSDLAILLRTVRAVIGRHGAY, from the coding sequence ATGCTGGGGGAAGAAATAAAGAATTTCGCAGGACGACAAAGCCCTAACTGGAGCGTCCGTTATGAACGAACGCTTGGCATAACGGATGCGGCCGTAGTGCTATGGGCGACTATCGGCGCGCTCGTAGTCCGCTTCGGAGTCCCAGAAGGAGAGGGTCTCGACCCTCTGACACGGCCCTATGTGGGGTTGTCATTTGCTCTTGCTGCAGCATGGTGGTCCATGCTGTATCTCTTTGGCTCTCGAGAACCACGTGTCCTGGGCTACGGCACGGACGAATATAAGCGGGTGCTCTCAGCTTCGCTGTGGCTCTTCGGTCTGATTGCAATCATTTCTTATGCATTGAGGATAGATACGGCGAGGGGCTACGTCGGGGTCGCTTTGCCTGCTGGATTAGCAGCTCTGCTGATCTCTCGCGTGATCGTGCGAAAGTTCCTACACATCGAGAGGCAGTTCGGCCGGGGCACCCAAGATGTCTTGATCGTCGGCGACGCCAGCACCGCAGAGCATTTGACCCGTTCCCTTCAGAGTCAACCAATGGCTGGCTATCGACCGATTGGGGTTTATCTTCCTGGAGATTCAACTCCCGATGAGGATCTCGAGAGCTTAGATCTTCCTATCATCGGAAGGAAACTCAATGCCCAAGAGATGATCGATGATATTGGAAGATTGCAACCCCATTCAGTTGCACTCTCAGGCGGAGCACGGCTTACTCCGCCCACCATTCGAGCATTAGGTTGGGCGTTAGCCGAGATGAATATCAAACTCATCATGGTGCCAGCTCTTACTGACATAGCCGGACCGCGAATCCACACGCAGCCAGTTGCTGGACTACCTCTGATTCACGTGTCCACGCCCAATCTCGAGAAGGGACAGCGCTTCCTAAAGAGATCCTTCGACGTTCTTGGTGCAACTTCTTTGCTCCTCCTCCTAGCACCGGTATTCTTGGCGGTTGCGGTTGCGGTGAAACTTACGAGTAGCGGCCCGGCAATCTTTCGGCAGCATCGTGTCGGAGCTGCCGGAGTTCCCTTCACCATGTACAAATTCCGCTCTATGGTCGTCGATGCTGAGAAGCTCCTCCCGCAACTGCGCGAAGGTAATGAGGGAAACAGCGTCCTGTTCAAGATGAAGGTTGATCCTCGGGTGACAAGAGTTGGAGCCTTCATTCGCCGCTACAGTATCGATGAGCTTCCTCAGCTATTCAACGTTGTGCTTGGCTCCATGAGCCTCGTTGGTCCAAGACCGCCGTTGCCGAGTGAGGTAGAGAAATATGATTCGCACGCCCATCGGCGGCTGCTGGTAAGGCCCGGTTTGACAGGCCTATGGCAGGTTAGCGGCCGCTCACTTCTATCGTGGGACGATACTGTGCGATTGGACCTCTACTACGTGGAGAATTGGTCCTTCTTAAGCGATCTGGCGATCCTGTTGCGAACTGTGCGCGCGGTAATTGGTCGCCACGGCGCATATTGA
- the gmd gene encoding GDP-mannose 4,6-dehydratase, protein MKRRALITGITGQDGSYLAELLLSKGYEVHGLIRRASTFNTSRIDHLYVDPHDPNAKLFLHYGDLSDGARLVTLLAEIQPTEVYNLAAQSHVRVSFEEPEHTGDTTGMGSVRLLEAVRMAGIETKFYQASSSEMFGATPPPQNEETPFYPRSPYGAAKVYSYWITKNYREAYGMFAVNGVLFNHESPRRGETFVTRKITRAVAAIKAGQQQHLFMGNLDAVRDWGYAAEYVEGMWRMLQVDEPDDYVLATGVGYSVRDFLEVSFEHAGLRWEDHVRFDERYLRPTEVDALIGDASKAHAKLEWKATVETPELARIMVDADIEALKHAGRPWIDSVQLDSWGSM, encoded by the coding sequence TTGAAACGTCGCGCTTTGATTACTGGCATAACCGGACAGGACGGTTCCTACCTGGCGGAGTTGCTTCTGTCCAAAGGATATGAGGTTCACGGTCTCATTCGGCGTGCTTCCACCTTCAACACATCGCGAATTGACCACCTGTATGTAGACCCTCATGATCCCAACGCAAAGCTATTTCTGCACTACGGAGATCTCAGCGACGGAGCTCGGCTAGTCACCTTGCTTGCAGAAATACAGCCCACCGAGGTCTACAACCTGGCGGCTCAGTCCCATGTTCGGGTCTCGTTTGAGGAGCCGGAACACACCGGGGACACAACTGGTATGGGTTCCGTTCGTCTCCTTGAAGCAGTAAGGATGGCAGGGATAGAAACTAAGTTCTACCAGGCATCGTCGTCGGAAATGTTCGGAGCAACGCCGCCGCCGCAGAATGAGGAAACCCCCTTCTACCCGCGCTCGCCCTATGGAGCAGCAAAGGTGTACAGCTACTGGATCACCAAGAATTATCGGGAAGCCTACGGCATGTTCGCTGTGAACGGCGTCCTCTTTAATCACGAATCACCTCGGCGCGGTGAAACTTTCGTTACTCGCAAAATTACTCGCGCTGTCGCCGCTATCAAAGCAGGGCAGCAACAACATTTATTCATGGGCAACTTGGACGCAGTGCGCGACTGGGGTTATGCCGCAGAATATGTCGAAGGAATGTGGCGAATGCTGCAAGTCGATGAGCCGGATGATTATGTCCTTGCGACCGGCGTCGGCTACTCCGTCCGCGACTTCCTGGAGGTATCTTTCGAGCACGCCGGCCTTCGTTGGGAGGATCACGTCAGATTCGACGAACGATACCTTCGACCAACGGAGGTTGACGCGCTAATCGGCGACGCATCGAAGGCACATGCGAAGCTCGAATGGAAAGCCACAGTCGAGACCCCCGAACTCGCCAGAATTATGGTCGATGCTGACATCGAGGCCTTGAAGCACGCTGGTCGTCCTTGGATTGACTCCGTGCAGTTGGACAGCTGGGGGTCCATGTGA